From Candidatus Binatota bacterium, the proteins below share one genomic window:
- a CDS encoding sulfotransferase — protein sequence MRLGCCVVVVGRLRLGRAGRAGRKRREKQVAGTDFNAEQLLGEAAGDTGLEDFGGPWPGRQADGSLREALEVLCETYKANPFTERGRRRNRRRLVQLLSTRLRVEKAFVDHPEILEQPLAAPMILTGLPRSGTSALFNLLACDPSARALLLWETQFPDPAEGLAPGDPDSGKHDPRRQMIKDYYEQARQKNPEFTKIHFADADTPEECVLLHAYSLNGVHLGVEPMLEPYASWYRQQDLLPMYRYYRAQLQLLHWQRPGERWLLKAPAHMWAIDSLLEVFPGASVLWSHRDPLACTASICSMTDAIPAGTLEWDKGKLGPLVMDFYASSLERGLAVRDKSPAGRFYDVGHDDFVADPKLLVEGAYKHFGLELGQQATDSMRQHTAANPRGRHGSHDYRLEEWGISTGEVRERFAPYIDRFGISC from the coding sequence ATGCGGCTGGGATGCTGCGTAGTTGTCGTCGGTAGGCTACGGCTCGGCCGGGCTGGCCGGGCTGGCCGGAAAAGACGGGAGAAGCAGGTGGCAGGGACTGATTTTAACGCAGAACAGCTGCTCGGCGAGGCGGCCGGGGACACCGGGCTCGAGGATTTCGGTGGACCGTGGCCGGGTCGGCAGGCCGACGGCAGCCTGCGTGAGGCTCTCGAAGTGCTGTGCGAAACGTACAAGGCCAACCCCTTCACCGAGCGCGGTCGTCGCCGCAACCGCCGCCGCCTCGTGCAACTGCTCTCCACCCGCTTGCGCGTGGAGAAGGCCTTCGTCGATCACCCCGAGATACTCGAGCAACCGTTGGCCGCACCAATGATACTGACCGGCTTGCCGAGGTCGGGTACCTCGGCCTTGTTCAACCTGCTGGCTTGCGATCCGTCGGCGCGAGCCTTGCTCCTGTGGGAGACGCAGTTTCCCGACCCCGCCGAGGGGCTGGCCCCGGGCGATCCTGACTCGGGCAAACACGACCCGCGCCGGCAGATGATAAAGGACTACTACGAGCAGGCTCGACAGAAGAACCCGGAGTTCACGAAGATCCACTTTGCCGATGCCGATACGCCCGAGGAGTGCGTGCTGTTGCACGCTTACTCACTCAACGGGGTGCACCTGGGAGTGGAGCCCATGCTCGAACCCTACGCATCCTGGTACAGGCAACAGGACCTGTTGCCGATGTACCGATACTATCGCGCCCAGTTGCAACTGCTCCACTGGCAACGGCCTGGTGAGCGATGGTTGCTCAAGGCGCCGGCGCATATGTGGGCCATCGACTCCCTGCTCGAGGTGTTCCCGGGTGCGAGCGTACTGTGGAGTCATCGCGACCCCCTGGCCTGCACGGCGTCTATCTGCAGCATGACCGACGCCATCCCGGCGGGAACGCTGGAGTGGGACAAGGGCAAGCTCGGCCCCCTGGTGATGGACTTCTATGCCAGCTCACTGGAGCGCGGGCTCGCCGTTCGCGACAAGAGTCCGGCCGGCCGGTTTTACGACGTGGGCCATGATGATTTTGTCGCCGATCCAAAGCTGCTGGTCGAGGGTGCGTATAAACACTTCGGCCTTGAGCTGGGCCAACAGGCGACCGACTCCATGCGGCAGCACACGGCGGCCAATCCCAGGGGTCGCCATGGTAGCCACGATTACAGGTTGGAGGAGTGGGGTATTTCGACAGGCGAGGTTCGCGAGCGTTTTGCTCCCTACATCGATCGCTTCGGTATAAGCTGCTGA
- a CDS encoding serine/threonine-protein phosphatase yields MLSSLLFSRADCDRPLATDFLGAVAVAFTRRSPSRETCNEDALGVFEWNGKSGVLAVADGLGGLPRGEEVSERVVQALAAAPRGGTLDPLCDRVEQLNGELIESDFPGGTTLAAAVVRDGVLTTHHVGDSAVLVVGQRGRVRRHTVGHSPVDRALRAGRLSERDALFHPERHLVGNMVGDPDMWVESGRPLSLGAHDTVLLATDGLWDNFYLAELVDVIKSGDLLGAAVHLVDELAGRMRSPGRDQPGKADDVAFVLYRPGAKGS; encoded by the coding sequence ATGCTCTCGTCCCTGCTTTTCAGCCGGGCCGACTGCGACCGGCCGCTAGCCACGGACTTCCTGGGTGCGGTCGCGGTTGCGTTCACCCGTCGCTCGCCCTCGCGCGAAACCTGCAACGAGGACGCTCTCGGGGTGTTTGAGTGGAACGGCAAGAGCGGTGTGTTGGCCGTGGCCGACGGCCTGGGCGGTTTGCCGCGCGGCGAGGAGGTCTCCGAGCGCGTGGTACAGGCACTGGCCGCCGCGCCGCGTGGGGGCACACTCGACCCGCTCTGCGATCGCGTGGAGCAACTCAACGGCGAATTGATCGAGTCTGATTTTCCCGGCGGCACAACGCTGGCGGCGGCCGTCGTGCGCGACGGTGTGCTCACCACCCACCACGTGGGCGACTCGGCTGTGCTGGTTGTTGGCCAGCGCGGCCGCGTGCGCCGCCACACCGTGGGGCACTCGCCTGTGGACAGGGCTTTGCGCGCCGGCCGTCTGAGCGAGCGCGACGCTCTTTTTCACCCCGAGCGCCACCTCGTGGGCAACATGGTGGGCGACCCCGACATGTGGGTCGAAAGCGGTCGACCGCTCTCGTTGGGGGCTCACGACACTGTGTTGTTGGCCACCGACGGCTTGTGGGATAACTTCTACCTGGCCGAGCTGGTCGACGTTATCAAAAGCGGCGACTTGCTGGGGGCGGCCGTGCATCTCGTAGATGAGCTCGCGGGTCGTATGCGCTCACCGGGGCGCGACCAGCCGGGCAAGGCTGACGACGTGGCCTTCGTACTATACCGGCCGGGAGCAAAGGGGAGCTGA
- a CDS encoding DUF1214 domain-containing protein, whose protein sequence is MDDREMALAKVDSGQAWTEFCQLLEKAGEIILRPDLARSTFDRAEGLRYLNRLLRAGSQTFAEQTGPKYPAFRAMPELVKMGLDNPDNYYLGASIRGDLDYRISGKRGSIHYMSFAAQNQNFAASDRITGGAGHLNDSDLVLEDDGSFEIIVSAREQPGNWLQMNEDTSQVLLRQTFLDRSRETPVEVAIECLQADGPAPPLDPARVPGQLSGTAMYALGCAGWFADWVTGMREKAEVNSFHLPDAEHHRLVGGDPNVRIWLGLWELGDDEALVIDLEPPACRYWNFQLANCWAESLDYATRRVHINNGSAVAEADGSVRLVVAHRDPGHANWIDTAGHEHGSMCVRWVLAREHPQPVTSVVPLSELA, encoded by the coding sequence ATGGACGATAGAGAAATGGCGCTTGCCAAGGTAGACAGTGGCCAGGCTTGGACCGAGTTCTGCCAACTGCTCGAGAAGGCCGGTGAGATTATACTGCGCCCCGACCTTGCTCGTTCCACTTTCGATCGCGCCGAGGGACTGCGCTACCTCAACCGCCTGCTCAGGGCTGGCTCGCAGACCTTCGCCGAGCAGACCGGGCCGAAATACCCGGCGTTTCGGGCCATGCCCGAGCTCGTGAAGATGGGCTTGGACAATCCGGACAACTACTACCTGGGCGCTTCGATCCGCGGCGACCTTGACTACAGGATAAGCGGCAAGCGTGGAAGCATTCACTACATGAGTTTTGCCGCGCAGAACCAGAACTTTGCCGCCAGCGATCGTATTACCGGCGGCGCCGGCCACCTCAACGACTCCGACCTCGTGCTCGAAGACGACGGCAGCTTTGAAATAATCGTGAGCGCCCGTGAGCAGCCGGGCAACTGGCTGCAGATGAACGAGGACACATCGCAGGTGTTGCTGAGGCAGACCTTCCTCGACCGCTCACGCGAGACCCCCGTGGAGGTGGCCATTGAGTGCCTGCAGGCTGACGGCCCCGCGCCGCCGTTGGATCCCGCGCGCGTGCCAGGGCAACTGTCGGGCACAGCCATGTACGCGCTGGGCTGTGCCGGCTGGTTTGCCGACTGGGTGACGGGCATGAGAGAGAAGGCGGAGGTCAACAGCTTTCACCTGCCCGACGCCGAGCATCATCGCCTCGTGGGCGGCGACCCCAACGTGCGCATCTGGCTGGGCCTGTGGGAACTCGGCGACGACGAGGCGCTGGTCATAGACCTCGAACCGCCCGCCTGTCGCTACTGGAACTTTCAACTGGCCAACTGCTGGGCCGAGTCGCTCGATTACGCCACGCGCCGCGTCCACATCAACAACGGCTCGGCCGTGGCCGAAGCCGACGGCAGTGTGCGCCTGGTGGTGGCCCATCGCGATCCGGGCCACGCCAACTGGATAGACACCGCCGGCCACGAGCACGGCAGCATGTGCGTAAGGTGGGTGCTTGCCCGTGAGCACCCGCAGCCGGTAACCAGCGTTGTGCCGCTGAGCGAGCTGGCCTGA
- a CDS encoding SDR family oxidoreductase has product MTHSSDGRSVSGRAALITGAGSGIGRATALLLAAEGARVAAADCNLEAVESVAAEITAAGGEALACQLDVCDDSQVRSVVAQTVEAYGALDILVNCAGIALPAAFGDEEAWERTLDVNLKGSMRTIRAALPQLRASDAGRVVNIASTDAQVATPMMSAYTVSKHGVVGLTRALAVELADSGVTVNAVMPGPINTGMTAAIGEDDRRRFARRRVALRRYGEPGEVAQAILNLVLPASSYTQGACLRVDGGMLTVA; this is encoded by the coding sequence CTGACCCACAGCAGCGATGGCCGCAGTGTGAGCGGGCGGGCGGCGCTCATCACCGGTGCCGGCAGCGGCATAGGCCGCGCCACGGCGCTGTTGCTGGCGGCCGAGGGTGCGCGCGTAGCGGCGGCTGATTGCAACCTCGAGGCGGTCGAAAGCGTGGCGGCCGAAATAACGGCGGCCGGCGGCGAGGCCCTGGCCTGCCAGCTCGATGTCTGCGACGACTCGCAGGTGCGCTCCGTGGTGGCGCAGACAGTGGAGGCTTACGGCGCACTCGACATACTGGTCAACTGCGCGGGCATAGCCCTGCCCGCGGCCTTCGGCGACGAAGAGGCCTGGGAGCGTACGCTCGACGTCAACCTCAAGGGCAGCATGCGCACGATTCGCGCAGCGCTGCCCCAGCTGCGTGCTAGCGACGCTGGGCGCGTGGTCAACATCGCTTCCACCGACGCCCAGGTGGCCACGCCGATGATGAGCGCCTACACGGTCAGCAAGCACGGCGTAGTGGGGCTCACCCGCGCGCTGGCCGTTGAGCTGGCCGACAGCGGCGTGACCGTGAACGCGGTGATGCCGGGCCCGATCAATACCGGCATGACCGCGGCTATTGGAGAAGACGACCGGCGCCGCTTTGCCCGGAGGCGGGTGGCCCTGCGCCGTTACGGCGAACCCGGCGAAGTGGCCCAGGCCATACTCAACCTCGTGCTGCCCGCATCCAGCTATACCCAGGGCGCTTGCCTGCGCGTGGACGGCGGCATGCTGACAGTGGCCTGA
- a CDS encoding DUF3604 domain-containing protein, translating to MKITTVLSAAMMAFTLLPASALAGDQAAGDQRPYEITEQREACADYDPLRRPFFGDLHVHTGYSMDAATQFTRNTPRDAYRFARGEEVGLQPFDREGRPLRHARLRRPLDFTSVTDHSEMLGEVRICNSNDLPGSDSDMCWLYKRLGPLATLPMLARTMVGRERMKFCGEGGKLCLDVAADVWQDIRDAAEEAYDRSPECSFTSFVGYEWTSILGMGINMHRNVIFRNENVPNLPVSWVDTPSAYNLWEQLQDKCIDGVKGCDALTIPHNSNLSGPGLMFESAKLEGPLQAGIEVDAAEATARRRWEPLVEIMQHKGDSECMMGGDTTDEACGFEKLPYDNFAGVGRFRGVGAVAGGHKSSMVREALKKGLLQDENGVGNSLKYGIIASTDTHLGTPGLVAEDESKGHGGAGNSASTGVPIGLPDNFEFNPGGLAVVWAEENARDSLYAAMTRRETYGTSGTRPVLRFFGGWGYDEQMCDDDGFASAGYEGGVPMGSDLAARPDLAGSPLFAVQAMQDPGTSEHPGTALDRVQIVKGWVEDGSTREKVYDVAGGNLRASVNARTCRTSGIGHSSLCTVWSDPDFDAEQRAFYYARVLENPVCRWSQKLCVEAKVNCLWPNKVHPGFAACCSKAHRKVVQERAWSSPIWYTP from the coding sequence ATGAAAATCACGACAGTTTTGTCCGCTGCGATGATGGCGTTCACGTTGCTACCCGCTTCGGCCCTGGCCGGCGACCAGGCGGCCGGTGACCAGCGCCCCTACGAGATCACCGAGCAACGCGAGGCTTGTGCCGACTACGACCCGCTCAGGCGGCCTTTTTTCGGCGACCTGCACGTGCACACCGGCTACTCCATGGACGCGGCCACGCAGTTTACCCGCAACACGCCGCGCGACGCCTACCGCTTTGCCCGCGGAGAGGAGGTTGGCCTGCAACCCTTCGACCGCGAGGGCCGCCCGCTGCGCCACGCGAGGCTGCGTCGCCCGCTCGATTTTACCTCGGTGACCGATCACTCCGAGATGCTGGGCGAGGTCAGGATCTGCAACAGCAATGACCTGCCCGGCAGTGACTCGGACATGTGCTGGCTCTACAAGCGCCTGGGGCCCCTGGCCACGCTGCCCATGCTCGCGCGCACCATGGTTGGACGCGAGCGTATGAAGTTCTGCGGTGAGGGGGGCAAGCTCTGCCTCGACGTGGCCGCCGACGTTTGGCAGGACATCCGCGATGCCGCCGAGGAGGCCTACGATCGTAGCCCGGAGTGCAGCTTCACGAGCTTCGTTGGCTACGAGTGGACGTCGATACTGGGCATGGGCATCAACATGCACCGCAACGTCATCTTCCGTAACGAAAACGTCCCCAACTTGCCGGTGAGCTGGGTAGACACACCGTCGGCCTACAACCTGTGGGAGCAGTTGCAGGACAAGTGCATCGATGGCGTAAAGGGCTGCGACGCGCTCACCATTCCCCACAACTCCAACCTGAGCGGGCCGGGCCTGATGTTCGAGTCGGCAAAGCTGGAGGGTCCGCTGCAGGCCGGTATCGAGGTGGATGCGGCCGAGGCCACGGCGCGCAGGCGCTGGGAGCCGCTGGTCGAGATCATGCAACACAAGGGCGATTCGGAGTGCATGATGGGCGGTGACACCACCGACGAGGCCTGCGGTTTTGAAAAACTTCCCTACGATAACTTCGCCGGCGTGGGGCGCTTTCGCGGCGTGGGTGCCGTGGCGGGAGGACACAAGTCGTCGATGGTGCGCGAGGCGCTCAAGAAGGGCCTGCTGCAGGACGAAAACGGCGTCGGTAACTCCCTGAAGTACGGCATAATTGCGAGCACCGACACCCACCTGGGCACGCCCGGCCTCGTGGCCGAAGACGAGTCGAAGGGGCACGGTGGCGCGGGCAATTCGGCGAGCACAGGGGTGCCCATCGGCCTGCCCGACAACTTCGAGTTCAACCCCGGTGGCCTGGCCGTGGTGTGGGCAGAAGAGAATGCCCGCGACTCCTTGTACGCGGCCATGACCCGCCGCGAGACTTACGGCACCAGCGGCACGCGCCCGGTACTCAGGTTTTTTGGCGGCTGGGGCTACGACGAGCAGATGTGCGATGACGATGGCTTCGCCTCTGCGGGCTACGAGGGCGGGGTACCCATGGGATCGGACCTTGCAGCGCGCCCCGACTTGGCGGGCAGTCCCTTGTTCGCGGTGCAGGCCATGCAGGACCCGGGCACGAGCGAGCACCCGGGTACGGCGCTTGACCGCGTGCAGATAGTAAAGGGCTGGGTCGAAGACGGCAGCACGCGCGAGAAGGTATACGACGTGGCTGGCGGCAATCTCAGGGCGTCGGTAAACGCCCGCACCTGTCGCACCAGCGGCATTGGACACTCGTCGCTGTGCACGGTGTGGAGCGACCCCGACTTCGACGCCGAGCAGCGCGCCTTTTACTACGCGCGCGTACTCGAGAACCCGGTCTGTCGCTGGAGTCAGAAACTCTGCGTCGAGGCCAAGGTTAATTGCTTGTGGCCCAACAAGGTGCACCCCGGTTTTGCAGCCTGCTGCAGCAAGGCCCACCGCAAGGTCGTGCAGGAGCGCGCCTGGTCGTCGCCGATCTGGTACACGCCTTGA
- a CDS encoding DUF1295 domain-containing protein, translating into MNGLVTREFFDCFLVAMTVLAVGVFVYLQRAPAGYGVHRSRAWGATVDNRLGWVLMESPVVLGMAWLWLASDRSWLVTPLVFMALFNLHYCQRSFVFPLLIRGRGEMPWSIVASGALFNSANAFMQGTWIFFLSADDRYTAAWLATPQFVLGTAVFLSGWVINLHSDSIIRNLRQAGDSGHYIPRGGMFRYVTSANYLGELVEWLGWALLTWSWAGAVFALWTFANLAPRAATHHRWYQEKFGEDYPARRKRLIPFIY; encoded by the coding sequence ATGAATGGGCTGGTGACAAGAGAATTTTTTGACTGCTTCCTCGTGGCCATGACGGTCCTGGCCGTGGGCGTGTTCGTGTACCTGCAGCGCGCACCGGCGGGCTACGGAGTGCATCGCAGCCGGGCCTGGGGTGCAACGGTAGACAACCGCCTGGGCTGGGTGCTGATGGAGTCGCCGGTGGTGCTGGGCATGGCGTGGCTGTGGCTGGCCTCGGATCGTAGCTGGCTGGTGACACCGCTGGTGTTCATGGCGCTGTTCAACCTGCACTACTGCCAGCGCAGTTTTGTCTTTCCGCTGCTCATCCGGGGCCGCGGCGAGATGCCCTGGTCGATAGTCGCCAGCGGCGCGCTGTTCAACTCGGCCAATGCCTTCATGCAGGGAACCTGGATATTCTTTCTGTCGGCCGACGATCGCTACACGGCTGCCTGGCTTGCCACGCCGCAGTTCGTGCTGGGCACGGCCGTGTTCCTGTCGGGCTGGGTCATCAACCTGCATTCGGACAGCATCATCCGAAACCTGAGGCAGGCGGGCGACAGCGGCCACTACATTCCACGCGGCGGCATGTTTCGCTACGTGACGTCGGCCAATTACCTGGGCGAGCTGGTAGAGTGGCTGGGCTGGGCACTGCTCACCTGGTCCTGGGCCGGGGCGGTGTTTGCCTTGTGGACCTTTGCCAACCTGGCCCCGAGAGCCGCCACCCACCACCGCTGGTACCAGGAAAAATTCGGCGAGGACTACCCGGCCCGGCGAAAACGCCTTATACCCTTTATTTACTGA